GCTGGATTCGGTGGCGATCATTGCCGCCACCACCCATGTGGACCTGCCCTTCGTGCTGGCCCTGCAAACGGCACGCTTCCTGATGATCCTGGCGCTCGGCCCGTCGATTTCAAAGTTCATCGCCAACCGGATCAAGCAATAACCCGAAAAGCGGTTAGTCCCTCGGAAATTCCAGGCCCATTTCGCGGAATCGTTCGGGATCGTTGCCCCAGTTTTCACGGACTTTCACGAACAGGAACAGGTGAACCGTCTGTTCGAGAATTTCCGACATTTCCTTGCGCGAACTGGTGGAGATCGACTTGATGGCATCGCCATTCTTGCCAAGCACGATCTTCTTCTGGCTGTCGCGCTCGACATAGATCACCTGCTCGATCCTGACCGAGCCATCCTTGCGTTCTTCCCATTTCTCGGTTTCGACATGAGAAGAATAGGGCAATTCCTGATGCAGGCGCAGGAAGAGTTTTTCACGGGTGATTTCCGCCGCCAGCTGGCGCATCGGCAGGTCGGAAATCTGATCCTCAGGATAGTACCAGGGGCCTTCCGGCAGGTAATCGGACAGATAATCCATCACGTCCTGGCAACCAGAACCGTTGGTGGCGGAGATCATGAAGGTACGCTCAAACTTCACCGCCTCGTTGGCGGTGGAGGCCAATTTCAACAGGTCTTCATGACGAACCTGGTCGATCTTGTTCAGCACCAGGATTTTCGGCTGATGCACATCCTTCAGCGCTTCCAGAATGGCTTCGCCATCGCCGCGCAATCCGCGTTCACTGTCGATCAGCAACAGGATCACGTCAGCATCCTTGGCCCCGCCCCAGGCGGATGTCACCATGGCGCGGTCCAGCTTGCGGCGCGGCTTGAAAATGCCAGGCGTATCCATGAAGACGATCTGCGCATTGTTATGGATGGCGATGCCGCGCATGACGGCGCGCGTCGTCTGCACCTTGTGGCTGACGATCGACACCTTGGCACCCACAAACCGGTTCACCAAGGTCGACTTGCCGGCATTGGTGGGACCGATCAAGGCAACGAAGCCAGAATGGGTCGGCCGAACCACAGCCGCATCTTCAGCGACGGTGTCTGCGATCTGGCCATCGCCAGTCGGTTGGTTTTCATGCTCGGTCATTGTCATCCAATCAATCTGAGGCGGTGGATCTCGTCCACACGCCTTCTCTTTCCAGAAACCGGGTCGCCGCCGCTTGTTCTGCGGCGCGCTTCGACCGGTCAATTCCGGTTTCCGGCTCCAGCTTGCCGATTTCAACCGTGACCGTGAAGCTGGGATCATGATCCGGTCCAGAGCGGTCCGCAACCCGATAGACAGGTGTCACGGCAAATTTCGCGTGTGCCCATTCCTGTAGCTCGGTCTTTGCGTCACGCCGACCGGCATCCTGCCGGGAGGCACGCTCAGCCCAGAACTTCAACACGAAGGCACGCGCCGCTTCCAGCCCGGCATCAAGATAAATGGCGGCAATCAGGCTTTCCACCACATCGGCCCGCACATTCAGCATATTCTTGTCTGTCAGCTTTTTGACGTCGGCACCGGTGCGGATATAGCGATGCAGCTGAATTTCATCGGCCACCGCCGCACAGGTCTCCGCGCTGACCAATTGGTTCAGCCGCACCGACAACTCGCCTTCGGTGGCAGCGCGAAACACCTTGAACAAATGCTCGGCCACGCAAAGGCCAAGCACCCGGTCGCCCAGGAATTCCAGGCGCTCATAATCGCTACCTTTAGCAGGCCTGGCACTGGAATGGGTCAGCGCCTTATCCAGCCGTTCCTTGCCGATAAAGTGGTAGCCGATCACGGCCTCCACTTTTTCGCGTTCTTCAGCAGTCAGGGCCTTGGGAGCCTTCATTGAACAACCTTGAACAAACGGTCCCACCGCATATTGGACGGCCATTTCCAAATTTCACGGAAGGACGTGTTGTTGCCAAGCGAGAAGAAGATCACCGACGCACGGCCAATGAGGTTTTCAGCCGGAACGAAGCCGACATCAAAACGGCTATCGGCGGAATTGTCGCGGTTGTCGCCCATCATGAAGTAGTGACCGGCGGGAACGGTGAATTCGCGGGTATTATCGCCAGCTGAATTCTGGATTTCATCCAGCGTGTCGTAATTGACACCATTATCAAGCGTTTCGCGGAAGACCGGCACGTCGCGCCCGGCATCCATCCGGTAATCGGAGGTGAAGGTTCCGTCCGGCACTTTGGGTATCGGCTTGCCGTTCACCAGCAACACGCCATCGGTCACCTGGATACGGTCGCCCGGCAGGCCGACAAGGCGCTTGATATAATCAATGTCAGGATTGGGCGGAAAGCGGAAGACAACGACATCGCCGCGCTTGGGCTCACTCGCCAGAATACGGCCGGAGAACAGATCGAGGGAAAAAGGCAGCGAATATTTCGAATAGCCGTAGGAGAACTTGTTGACGAAGATATAATCACCCACCAGCAGCGTCGGCATCATCGAGCCGGACGGAATGGTGAAAGGCTGGAACAGCACGGTGCGGATCACCATGGCAAGCACCAGCGCCTGAATGATGACCTTGATGTTCTCCCAAAGGGCATTCTGCTTCTTTTCGACTTTATCCGTCACGCCGGTCTCTTTCATAATTCGTCAGTCTGACGTTTCTCTAGTCGTTTCAGGCCGAACCGGCAACGGCAAAACCGTTGCATCACGCGCTTGCGTCCCGATAACACGACAGGAGCGCACACGGATCAGACAATTATCGTTGAGAAACGAGCCTTACGAGAAAAGGCGGCATAGGTCGGGGTCGTCGGTCTTCATCACAGTGCTGCCGATGCGCAGCCGATAGACCAAGCAATCCAAGTTAAACACCTGGCCAAGTTAAACACTTGGCCAAGATATATAACCGTTACGGAGGCGAGCTTATTCCCGGAAAAACATCAGGAATAAAAATTTGATATGAGCTGATTTGATATTTTGATATCAAGCAGCACCCGAACGCATCTCGTTCGTCGGCGAGACCACCCAAAGATGATGGTCACGTATCAGGAAACACGACGTGGCTGGATTTGCCTCGTCTTTCATTCACAAGCCCCGGCAAGACCGCGACCATCTTTTTCATCATCCAATTCCACTTCACCCGGCATAGCTGATTTCACAGGTCAGCCATGCGCCCGGCGTATAGCGATTAACGGATGCGACGGAACAGGCCACCATCGATTTCGCGCTGGCGATATTCCAGGTCGAGGCGGTCATGGGCAGCGTTCAGGTAAGCCATTTCACGTTCCTGGGCAGTCGGGACGCGCAGGGCGCGGGCAAATTTGCGAATAGGACCAAACATTGTCTTATCTCTCTGTGTTTGTTTCGATGACCTCAATATACGAGTGCACTGCACAAAGAACCAGAGACAAGGCGCGTTGCCAGCCATGCGCATAATGCATGGCATCGTTAAAAACCGTGAAATTTAGCCAGAAACTGCACGAAATTTGATCAGAAACAAGGCTCCGATGTCAAAACATTGGCAGCACCGACGAAGCGGACAGTGAGCATTTACAGCGCCGTGCGTGTTATAAAACACAGCGATGACGCTGTACCGCTTTGTATCGGCAGCATAATTTCAATCGAAGTTGGCAATCCAAGCCTCAGTCATAGACCCGCTTGGCGGTTGCCACGCAATCCAGCTCCTTGAGCTGGGACAAAAGCTGGTTGAGCTGACGCAGATCCCAGACATCCAGATCGAAGGCCATTTCGGTGAAATCGGCAGCGACGCGCATCATGGACAGAAGCCGGATATTGATGTCCAGCCCGGCAATCAATTGCGCCACCTTGGCCAGCGTACCCGGCTCGTTGATGGCATTGATCAGGATGCGGGAATGGAAGCGCGATTTGTTGGCCTCATCCAGATCCCAGCGGACGTCGATCCAGCGTTCCGGCTCGTCATCGTATTTCTGCAAGGCAGACGCCTGGATCGGATAGATGATGATCCCCTTGCCGTCTTCCATGATGCCGACAATCCGGTCACCGGGAACGGCACCGGCTGCGGAGAAATGCACTTCGAGATTACCAGCGAGCCCTCGGATCGGCAGCGGATCCAACTCCTCCGCAAGACTGCCATCGGCAGGCTTCGCGGCGTCAGACGCCTTCTTGCCTTGCGGCAGCTTGAACATCATGCCGCTGGCCGAGCGCATATTGAACCAGCCATCGTCCATGGCAGGCTTTACCGTAACACGCTCGTCCTGGTAATCAGGGAATACGGCGCGCAGCACATCAAGCGAAGACACTTCGCCGCGACCGACTGCCGCGATGGCATCCTCGACATCCTTATGGCCCAGTCGGTGCAGAACCGGTTTCAGGATCTCGCGGGAAAAGGTCTTGGCGGCACGCTCGAACGTGCGCTCGAGGATTCGGTAGCCGAGGCCGGAATATTGCTTGCGGATCGCCATGCGGGTGGCCCGGCGGATGGCGGCGCGGGCCTTGCCCGTGACGACAATCTCTTCCCAGGCCGCCGGCGGCACCTGCACGCCGGAGCGAATGATCTCCACCTCGTCGCCATTGGCCAGACGGGTGACCAGTGGCATGATCCGGCCATTGATCTTGGCGCCAACAGTGGTATCGCCGATATTGGTATGAACGGCATAGGCAAAATCAATCGGCGTAGCGCCCCGCGGCAGGGCAATCAGCTTGCCCTTCGGGGTGAAACAGAACACCTGGTCCTGGAACAGTTCCAGCTTGGTATGCTCAAGAAACTCTTCCGGATTGTTGGCTTCCGCCAGAGCCTCGATGGTGTGGCGCAGCCAGGAATAGGCATTGCTTTCGCGTGACAGCAGCTCTCCTTCGCCACCGCCCTCACCATCCTTGTAAAGCGCATGGGCGGCAATACCATATTCGGCGATTTCATGCATCCGCCGCGTGCGGATCTGCAACTCGATACGCTGGCGCGACGGGCCGACGATGGTGGTGTGCAGCGACCGGTAGTCGTTC
The nucleotide sequence above comes from Agrobacterium vitis. Encoded proteins:
- the era gene encoding GTPase Era, whose amino-acid sequence is MTEHENQPTGDGQIADTVAEDAAVVRPTHSGFVALIGPTNAGKSTLVNRFVGAKVSIVSHKVQTTRAVMRGIAIHNNAQIVFMDTPGIFKPRRKLDRAMVTSAWGGAKDADVILLLIDSERGLRGDGEAILEALKDVHQPKILVLNKIDQVRHEDLLKLASTANEAVKFERTFMISATNGSGCQDVMDYLSDYLPEGPWYYPEDQISDLPMRQLAAEITREKLFLRLHQELPYSSHVETEKWEERKDGSVRIEQVIYVERDSQKKIVLGKNGDAIKSISTSSRKEMSEILEQTVHLFLFVKVRENWGNDPERFREMGLEFPRD
- a CDS encoding RelA/SpoT family protein, which codes for MMRQYELVERVQKYKPDANEALLNKAYVYAMQKHGQQKRASGDPYISHPLEVAAILTEMHLDESTIAVALLHDTIEDTTATRAEIDELFGEDIGRLVEGLTKLKKLDLVTKKAKQAENLRKLLLAISDDVRVLLVKLADRLHNMRTLEHMRPDKRARISEETMEIYAPLAGRMGMQDMRDELEDLSFRYINPEAYETVTKRLEELSRRNEGLIKKIEDELSELLVANGLLQASVKGRQKKPYSVFRKMQSKSLSFEQLSDVYGFRILVDGVAACYRALGIVHTRWRVVPGRFKDYISTPKQNDYRSLHTTIVGPSRQRIELQIRTRRMHEIAEYGIAAHALYKDGEGGGEGELLSRESNAYSWLRHTIEALAEANNPEEFLEHTKLELFQDQVFCFTPKGKLIALPRGATPIDFAYAVHTNIGDTTVGAKINGRIMPLVTRLANGDEVEIIRSGVQVPPAAWEEIVVTGKARAAIRRATRMAIRKQYSGLGYRILERTFERAAKTFSREILKPVLHRLGHKDVEDAIAAVGRGEVSSLDVLRAVFPDYQDERVTVKPAMDDGWFNMRSASGMMFKLPQGKKASDAAKPADGSLAEELDPLPIRGLAGNLEVHFSAAGAVPGDRIVGIMEDGKGIIIYPIQASALQKYDDEPERWIDVRWDLDEANKSRFHSRILINAINEPGTLAKVAQLIAGLDINIRLLSMMRVAADFTEMAFDLDVWDLRQLNQLLSQLKELDCVATAKRVYD
- the rnc gene encoding ribonuclease III, coding for MKAPKALTAEEREKVEAVIGYHFIGKERLDKALTHSSARPAKGSDYERLEFLGDRVLGLCVAEHLFKVFRAATEGELSVRLNQLVSAETCAAVADEIQLHRYIRTGADVKKLTDKNMLNVRADVVESLIAAIYLDAGLEAARAFVLKFWAERASRQDAGRRDAKTELQEWAHAKFAVTPVYRVADRSGPDHDPSFTVTVEIGKLEPETGIDRSKRAAEQAAATRFLEREGVWTRSTASD
- a CDS encoding DUF3563 family protein — its product is MFGPIRKFARALRVPTAQEREMAYLNAAHDRLDLEYRQREIDGGLFRRIR
- the lepB gene encoding signal peptidase I, whose protein sequence is MTDKVEKKQNALWENIKVIIQALVLAMVIRTVLFQPFTIPSGSMMPTLLVGDYIFVNKFSYGYSKYSLPFSLDLFSGRILASEPKRGDVVVFRFPPNPDIDYIKRLVGLPGDRIQVTDGVLLVNGKPIPKVPDGTFTSDYRMDAGRDVPVFRETLDNGVNYDTLDEIQNSAGDNTREFTVPAGHYFMMGDNRDNSADSRFDVGFVPAENLIGRASVIFFSLGNNTSFREIWKWPSNMRWDRLFKVVQ